A single genomic interval of Trichosurus vulpecula isolate mTriVul1 chromosome 6, mTriVul1.pri, whole genome shotgun sequence harbors:
- the LOC118855479 gene encoding V-type proton ATPase subunit C 1-like yields the protein MTEFWLISVPGDKTCQQAWEKLQAATTKSNLSTNSKFEIPELKVGTLDVLVGISDELDKLDSFLEVVVNEVAKYTSDVLEEEDKVGENLLADGVDIISYVTKFQWNMAKYPITESLKNLTEMIAKGAKQINNDFRARVSTYNELEVNLRALEKKNTGSLLTRNLATIVKKDDFVLDSEYLTTLLVVVPKLLHNEWVKQYETLTEMVVPRSSQVISEDPDNYLCTVTLFRQSVKEFMAKCREKKFLVRDFQYDEEKIREEREKITTMSTDKKKQFGPLIWWLKVNFSEAFIAWIHVKALRIFVESVLRYGLPANFQAMLLQPNHKTMKKLRQVLYDLYKHLDVHAGSFIDLPVDIPGLKFGEQESYPYVCCKINCKLL from the coding sequence ATGACTGAGTTCTGGCTTATTTCAGTTCCTGGGGATAAAACATGCCAGCAAGCATGGGAGAAACTACAAGCAGCAACAACCAAAAGCAATCTCTCTACTAACTCAAAGTTCGAGATTCCCGAATTAAAGGTTGGCACACTGGATGTTTTAGTTGGAATATCAGATGAATTGGACAAACTGGATTCATTTTTAGAGGTGGTTGTTAACGAAGTGGCTAAATATACATCTGATGTACTAGAAGAGGAAGATAAAGTTGGAGAAAATCTATTGGCTGATGGAGTTGACATAATTTCATATGTAACAAAGTTCCAATGGAATATGGCCAAGTATCCAATCACAGAGTCACTGAAAAATCTTACTGAAATGATTGCCAAGGGAGCAAAACAAATTAACAATGACTTCAGAGCCCGAGTATCTACATATAATGAACTGGAAGTAAATCTTAGGgctttggaaaaaaagaacacaGGAAGTTTATTAACTAGAAACCTAGCAACAATTGTAAAGAAAGATGACTTTGTCCTTGATTCAGAATATCTCACTACATTATTGGTGGTAGTTCCAAAGTTACTGCATAATGAATGGGTCAAGCAATATGAAACATTGACTGAGATGGTAGTCCCAAGGTCTAGCCAGGTTATTTCAGAGGACCCAGATAATTACCTGTGCACTGTTACCTTGTTTAGACAGTCAGTGAAAGAATTTATGGCTAAATGCAGAGAGAAGAAGTTCTTGGTCCGTGATTTTCAGTATGATGAAGAGAagatcagagaagagagagagaagattacCACTATGTCCACTGACAAGAAGAAACAGTTTGGACCACTAATTTGGTGGCTGAAAGTGAATTTCAGTGAAGCTTTCATAGCATGGATTCATGTGAAAGCATTAAGGATTTTTGTTGAGTCTGTTTTAAGATATGGATTGCCAGCAAACTTCCAGGCAATGCTACTTCAACCCAATCACAAaaccatgaagaaactgagacaggtaTTGTATGATTTGTACAAACACTTGGATGTTCATGCAGGATCTTTTATTGATCTTCCTGTGGATATTCCAGGCCTAAAGTTCGGTGAACAGGAAAGTTATCCCTATGTGTGCTGCAAGATTAATTGCAAACTAttgtaa